GCCGTGACCTTCTGCTCGTGCTCCAGGGCCTGCTCGAAGGCGGCCAGCGGAGACTCGAACTCGATCGGGGGCTGGTCGATGGCCTGCAGCGCCACACGTCCCCCTCGATCGTAGATGAACTCATAGAACTTCATCGCGTGCTCAACCTCTTCCTGGGCCTGGGCACGCATCCAGTGTGCGAATCCGTCCAGGTTGATCGAGTCGTAGTAGGCAGCCATGGACAGATAGAGATAGGCGGAGTACAGCTCTTCCTTCAACTGCTCGTTCATCGCGTCTTGTAGTCGGTCGCTCAACATGGTGGAATCTCCTTTCCGTTGACCGGATAAAAGTAAATGACAATCCGGGTCGAGCGTGTGGCCTATGGGCTTGTGAGGTCGCCCCTAGAGCCGGGTTCGTCCCCGGATTGTTCGCTTGGGATCGGTTCCCCCTGTGCCTCTTGACAACGGGCGCAGAGGCCATAGATGGCCATGTCATACCGGGTGGCGTGGAAACGCCGCTCCTCCCGAATCCTCCTGGGGAGATCGTGCATGATCTCAATGGGGAGGTCCGTGATGCTGTGACAGGCCATGCAGATGAGATGCAGGTGGGGGAATGTGCTGCCCTCGTAACGGCTACGGCGCCCTGTGGTCAGCTCGGTGACCTCTCCCAGCTCCTTCAAGACTTTTAGCGTCTTGTACACGGTAGCTGGGCTGATCATGGGGAACTGGGCGGCCACCCGCTGGTGGATCTCCTCAACGGTTGGATGGGAACGGCTGGACA
This region of Chloroflexota bacterium genomic DNA includes:
- a CDS encoding ferritin — its product is MLSDRLQDAMNEQLKEELYSAYLYLSMAAYYDSINLDGFAHWMRAQAQEEVEHAMKFYEFIYDRGGRVALQAIDQPPIEFESPLAAFEQALEHEQKVTAMIHTLYAQAVEEKDYPSQSFLQWFVDEQVEEEKTASRIIEMLKLVGNHPPGLIMLDRELARR
- a CDS encoding transcriptional repressor, translating into MRTETKRLEHIARRLRRQGYRVTPQRMAILQAVLSSRSHPTVEEIHQRVAAQFPMISPATVYKTLKVLKELGEVTELTTGRRSRYEGSTFPHLHLICMACHSITDLPIEIMHDLPRRIREERRFHATRYDMAIYGLCARCQEAQGEPIPSEQSGDEPGSRGDLTSP